From the Lysinibacillus fusiformis genome, the window ATACCAATTAAAATTAAAATAACACATGCTGAAAGCCAATTCTTCATGACAAATCCTCCCCTAAATACAATTTCAACCATAGGGATTCTAAAGATTCTTCAGCATATTGTCTTTTTAAACTCGAAATATTACCAGAAGCAAGAATTTTACCTTTATGAATGAAAATTACTTCATCTGCAATTTCCTCCACTGTTGATAGTAAGTGAGTAGAGTACAAGATCAATTGACCTTTATCTCTTTCCTCCTTTAAAATTGATTTCACTCTGTTGATCCAATATGGATCTAGACCATTGGTAGGTTCATCTAAAATATACACATCACATTCGCCTAACAGGCTTTGGGCAAAGTTTAAACGTTGTCTCATTCCTTTTGAAAGCTCACTAACAAAACTATTTTTATGCTCGAATAGATCAACTAACTGTAAAATATTATCCTGACTCCTACTAGTAATCCCCTTTAGCTTACCTAAAAGCTCAATAATTTCTTTCACTTTGAGTGTAGTTGGAAAGTTTAAATCATCAGGCATATATCGTACTCTTCCTTTGGGAATGCCAGTTATAGTCCCTTTATCTAAGGGTAATTGTCCCATAATCAGTTTCATTAATGTACTTTTTCCAGCACCATTCTCCCCCACTAAAGCTACAATTTTCCCACTTGTAAGTTGATAGGTAACTGGACCAATTTGTTGTCCTTTACGATATGTAATCACAACCTCTTGTAGCTCTATCATCTATAGCTCTCCTTACGTTTCAACTTAAAATAAGCAAGACAAAGAGGAATCAACCACCATAATATGGTTATACCTATTATCAAGCCAATCCCTAGACTAGTTTCGTAAAACTGTGATAAATAATAAAACGACTTCCCTAAAATACCTGTTTGTTCTATTTGAATTAAATAGATATATCGGAGCCACTCAATAATATTAATATGGACATGTGTATAGATTATTTTTTCATAGACGTGTTTTGGAATAATGGTTCCAATTGCCATTACTACATAATTACTCAATAATGTAAAAACTGCCCATAGCCCTAGACTAAAACCTAATGCCTGTAATCGATGTATGGAAAAAGCGCCAATCATTACACTTATAGCACTAAAAACAACGATAATAACTGTTGTTAATACAATAAACTGACTATCTATATGAACGCCACCAAAGAAAGCTCCTACAATTAAAATAACTGCTTCTGTAGTTGCTAAAGCGAATAAAAAAATGGATACTAATGCGACATATTTTGCCCCTAAATAATGTGCGATACTAACGGGATATGATCGAATTAATTGATACCATCCTGATTCTATATCAGCAGCTATACTCATTGCCCCTATTGTCAAAATAAATAAAGGAAACAAAAAAAGTAATAAATTTAAGAGAGAGGCTTGAAAGCGATCGAAGCCACCTGCATCCGTGTTTAATTGTTGCAACATCAAAATAGCAACAAATAATACAATAAAAATACCAAGCAACATGTAAATCCACTTACTCCGGAAAAGCTGCTTTATTTCCGATTTAATCAATGTTCATGCACACCCCAATTAAATGACGTTACTAATTCTTCGTATCCAAGTGGCTTACCAGCACCATTTTCTTGCTCATAAATTGCTGCGTCCCCAATTGACGCAAAGGCAAGTACACCATAATTCATGGGTGTCCAATAATCCTCGTTATATAAATAAGCAGCCGTCTTCACATCTATCCATTCTTGCTTATCATTTGATTTGATATAAGCTGCGGCTACTTCTTGCTCTGGACTTTTTAAATATTCAATTAAACAACCTAAATCATCAAATACTAGATAATCATTATTTTTGAAAATTACTTGCCCTGCATAATCAGGATGCGTGATACCCATGTTACACACAATACAAATATCCGTCTCAGGATCAATATCCCGAGGTTCTATTGTCTTCTCCGAACAACCCATCAAAAAAAGTCCTATTACTACTAATAAAATGATCTTTTTCATTTCAATTTCCTCCAACTAAAAACTAGTACAATCAGTAAAGCAACGCCAATGCTAAAATGTTTTCCTGAAAAGGATAATTGCCAAGGCTGACCCTCACGAACAATGGGTTGCGCATCCATTAGAGCATTTGGTTCTGATATTTTGTTATCCATCTTTTCTAATAATCCTGTGGCTGTACTTCCAATAAAATATTGATAATATTCATTTTTTAATACCCATTTACCGAAAGTAGACGTTGCAATGTAAACACTATCGCCATAGCCATCCTCATCGAAGTCTTCCCCTTCGTAATCATCATAAACATTCGCTCTAAGTGTTATGCCTTGGGAACCACTTGAAGCAACGAGCACATTTCCATAAAGTTGATTGTTTGTAACAAGGACATCTTTTGGCTGAATATTTTTAAATACTAATAAATTACTAGCAAATATATTACTGGACATATCTACCGTATCTGCCTGCTGTAATTGAACTGCTATAGAATTTTCACGAATGATATTATGGACCACATTTACTTTTGAAGTTTGATAAAGTGTAATGCCAGAACTATTTAAAGCATTTTGATGTTTAATTGTGTTCTCTTCTATATCTACATTATTTGCCATCATGGACATTACCCCTGTTATATGATCGGAGTAGTTATTATGAAGCAATTTCATATCGCTACCATACATGATATGAGTCCCGTAACGTCCATACGTAATCGTGTTTTTTTCGATTGTAACTTGTCTGCTATTCTCTAAGTAAATCCCATCTTGTGTTTGTGTAATAGTACTATTTTTAATATGAATACCTTTAGAGTTATAAAGAGAAATACCATGGCTTTTTTCTGAATAATGACCAGATTTACCAATAACGTCTACTTCAGCAATTTCACTATTTTCTACACCATCGAAGTAAATAGGAAACCTTTTTGTTTGAAAAGAATTTTGGGTGATTTTTATGTTTTTAACTTTTTTTGCAACAATGCCTTGCTCTCCAAGAAATTGAATGCCACTAATCTCTACATCATCAGCTTTAATTTCTATTTTTCCAGTGAATTTAACACCTTTGTTTCCGTTTATTTTAATAGGTTCTTTTATTAATAAATTTTCTGAATATAGTCCTGGTTCTAGCTCTAAAATCTCACCCGATGAGAGACTATCAATCTGCTGTTGTACGCTCTGAGCATATGCAGGTGTTGAAAATCCAACTATGCAGAAAAAAAGGGCAAGTAAACTGCCCTTTTTCATATTAGTGACTATGTGTTTCTTCAGTTCCATGCTGGTCCTCACTATGTTGTTCATGGTCCCCTTTTTCTTGCATCATTTTTTCACGACGTTCTTTTGCTGCTTGTTTAATTACGTCTAATTCTTCAACTTTTGCGGTTGGATTTTCTGAAATATAAGCTTTTGCATCTTCTTCAAAGGCAAAGAATATATACCCCCAGTTCATAGGGGATTTCATATCCGTTTTAACAGCTGTAGCTTCCTCAACATCTATCCAATTTAATGTTATATAATCTCTCACAAATTTTTCATTCGTTTGATTTTGAACCAACTCCGCATTTAATAAACAGCCAATGTCGTCATAAAATGCAATCGATCCATCAGGTTTAACAGATTGCGCAGAAAAAACGCCTAGGTCATGGTCCTTTGTATATACTTTCATATTACACATTTCACAAACAGTATCCTCTGCTGGCTCTTGTAGACGATCATCTATTTCCCACTCAGCAGTGGATGCTAAATATGTAACTTCATTTTTGGGTTGTTCTGAATCAACCTCTTCTTGTTTTGGTTCCTGGACTGTTTCTTTGTTTGTGCCTGCTGTACTATCATCATTACATGCATATAGAGCTAGCATAAATGGAACAACGAGAAAAATTTTCTTCATTCCTTTACCTCCTGAGTAATTATTTTACTAGATATATATACCTTACTAAAAAATTGTGAAAAAACTTAGAAATATAAGTGACAATAATATTCTTTTTATAAAAGTAAAAATGGATAAAATGTACTAAGTGAAGATTATAGCTTATTACACAACTTTATTTGTTCTGAACTCTCTTGGATGAAAATGGACTTTGAATATTAAAATTAAACTCTTATTTTTCTACAATGACTTGTATGACACGGCGAGTATTTTTTTGAAGTGAAGCTTCATGTTGCGCTACCTCCCCAGTGAAGTAATGTTTTAGCTTATAGCGCCTAGCCCACCTTAATATATCCTCAGCATTATATAAATAAGCCATATCGTTTGGTCCTCCTGTATTGTATAAAAGCTGTGCATACTCATACACCTCAAACATAAAAACACCATTGAATTTTATAGAATTCATTATTTTATCTAATACCATTAATTGGAATTTATGTTTGAAATGACCAAAAACCATTATTGCACCATCATAATTTTCTTGAGGTAACTCATACTCTATTAATTCCACTCTCTTTGTTACGATTGATACGCCATTCATTCTTGCTAATAACTGTACTTTAGCTAGACCATATAAAGTCGAATCATAAACCGTTACTTGGTGTCCAAGTTTGGCTAGAAAAACCGCATTCGCTCCCTCATTTTCTGCATAAGCCGCAATCTTAGCTTGTTTAGGTAAATACTGGACCGATGAGGTGATAAATCGATTTGCTTCAGTTCCATATACATATAATGGTGGACTAGTTTGGTCACTCCGAACACTCATTTCCTTAACCCCCTATTTGTAAAAAGCTTCATCTCTTGACTATATTGTTCCTTTTAATACGACTATTATAAAAAAAATTTGAGAAATTCAAATGAACTTTAAGCAACAAAAAATAGAATTTCATTAGTATAACTTATAGGCTGCTATAAAAAACAGGGCTAATAAAGAAAGCAATGTGTAAAGAAATTCTTGTTACTTAAACTATTTTGACAAAATAATGAAATATAGTTCTTTTCAATTTCACATATTACTCATTCGATTTTCAAAACTATTTAGTATGATTGCATTGCATTTGATTAAAAAATGAAAGGAAGAGGGTATTATGAATTTTCCATCCGTGGATTATACATGGTTTGGTAATGGCACTGTGATTGCTCTTATTGCAATAATTCATGTGATAATTAGCCATGGCGTCGCGATAGGTACATCTGTTTTAGTTGTATCGACTGAATATCGAGCGATGAAAAAGAAGAATGATAAATTAGATCAAGTAGCAAAAACAATGTTGAAGTGGGTTTTAATCATTACTACAACTATTGGAGCAATGACCGGAGTAGGCATTTGGTTTTCAACCACAGTCATACAACCAGATTCAATTTCTTCTTTATTGCGTATTTTTTTCTGGGCATGGGTGGTTGAATGGGGAGCGTTTATCTCAGAAGTAATTATACTTATTTTTTACTATTATACTTGGGATAAATGGAAAGAAGGCGAACGTAAACGTAAACATATCATGCTGGGCGTAGCACTAAGTGTTGCTTCATGGGTAACAATGGTGATCATTACGGGTGTCTTAGCTGCAAAATTAACACCAGGGCGTTGGATTGAAACATTCTCATTTTGGAATGCATTCCTCAATCCAACCTACTTCCCTTCACTTGGATTCCGCATGTTTTTAGCAATTATGCTAGCAATATCCTTAGTATCATTTTTTATCCGTTGGCGTATTAAAGATAAAGCTTTACGTACAGAAGTTTTTCGTGTATTTGCTTTCTGGGGTGCTATCTCTTTACCTATGACTTTTATCACAGGGTTATGGTATTTATGGGCCATCCCAAATGAAGCTTATAATATGATTGTCTGGTCTACAGGGATGTCCGAGGTCATCTTCAAAAGTTTAAATATCTTAGGATTTAGTATACTTATTATTTTCTTAGTATGGCTTGTAAAAAGTCCAAAAACAGTCCCGTGGATTCTATCAATAGCAGTGATGTTCTCATCCATCGGTTTTATTGGGGAATTTGAAGTAGTAAGGGAAACTGTAAGAAAACCCTATATTATCTATAACTATATGTATGCGAATGGGATGTTAGCAAAAAATGAAGAAAAACTTCAAAAAGAAGGTTATTTGGCCAATGCGACGTGGGCAAAAGAAAAAGTAGTAAACGAAAATAATATGGTTGAAGCGGGTAGAGATGTATTCGTTGGTCAATGTATTACCTGTCATACAATAGATGGATGGAGAGATACAAGAGCCTTGTCTAGTAGAATGGAAGGTTGGGATAAGGAAGCCATTATGTCCTTTGTTCCGAATATGCATTTTGCACAAGTAGCAATGCCTCCATTTATGGGGACTGAAAAAGAAATTGAAGCTTTAGCTACTTATATTTTAACAGTACTTGAAGAGGAAGAAGAGGTGTCTATAAAATGAACTATTTAAGTTTTGCT encodes:
- a CDS encoding ABC transporter ATP-binding protein, with translation MIELQEVVITYRKGQQIGPVTYQLTSGKIVALVGENGAGKSTLMKLIMGQLPLDKGTITGIPKGRVRYMPDDLNFPTTLKVKEIIELLGKLKGITSRSQDNILQLVDLFEHKNSFVSELSKGMRQRLNFAQSLLGECDVYILDEPTNGLDPYWINRVKSILKEERDKGQLILYSTHLLSTVEEIADEVIFIHKGKILASGNISSLKRQYAEESLESLWLKLYLGEDLS
- a CDS encoding ABC transporter permease, coding for MLLGIFIVLFVAILMLQQLNTDAGGFDRFQASLLNLLLFLFPLFILTIGAMSIAADIESGWYQLIRSYPVSIAHYLGAKYVALVSIFLFALATTEAVILIVGAFFGGVHIDSQFIVLTTVIIVVFSAISVMIGAFSIHRLQALGFSLGLWAVFTLLSNYVVMAIGTIIPKHVYEKIIYTHVHINIIEWLRYIYLIQIEQTGILGKSFYYLSQFYETSLGIGLIIGITILWWLIPLCLAYFKLKRKESYR
- a CDS encoding nitrous oxide reductase accessory protein NosL; protein product: MKKIILLVVIGLFLMGCSEKTIEPRDIDPETDICIVCNMGITHPDYAGQVIFKNNDYLVFDDLGCLIEYLKSPEQEVAAAYIKSNDKQEWIDVKTAAYLYNEDYWTPMNYGVLAFASIGDAAIYEQENGAGKPLGYEELVTSFNWGVHEH
- a CDS encoding right-handed parallel beta-helix repeat-containing protein — encoded protein: MELKKHIVTNMKKGSLLALFFCIVGFSTPAYAQSVQQQIDSLSSGEILELEPGLYSENLLIKEPIKINGNKGVKFTGKIEIKADDVEISGIQFLGEQGIVAKKVKNIKITQNSFQTKRFPIYFDGVENSEIAEVDVIGKSGHYSEKSHGISLYNSKGIHIKNSTITQTQDGIYLENSRQVTIEKNTITYGRYGTHIMYGSDMKLLHNNYSDHITGVMSMMANNVDIEENTIKHQNALNSSGITLYQTSKVNVVHNIIRENSIAVQLQQADTVDMSSNIFASNLLVFKNIQPKDVLVTNNQLYGNVLVASSGSQGITLRANVYDDYEGEDFDEDGYGDSVYIATSTFGKWVLKNEYYQYFIGSTATGLLEKMDNKISEPNALMDAQPIVREGQPWQLSFSGKHFSIGVALLIVLVFSWRKLK
- a CDS encoding nitrous oxide reductase accessory protein NosL, whose product is MKKIFLVVPFMLALYACNDDSTAGTNKETVQEPKQEEVDSEQPKNEVTYLASTAEWEIDDRLQEPAEDTVCEMCNMKVYTKDHDLGVFSAQSVKPDGSIAFYDDIGCLLNAELVQNQTNEKFVRDYITLNWIDVEEATAVKTDMKSPMNWGYIFFAFEEDAKAYISENPTAKVEELDVIKQAAKERREKMMQEKGDHEQHSEDQHGTEETHSH
- a CDS encoding class I SAM-dependent methyltransferase; this encodes MSVRSDQTSPPLYVYGTEANRFITSSVQYLPKQAKIAAYAENEGANAVFLAKLGHQVTVYDSTLYGLAKVQLLARMNGVSIVTKRVELIEYELPQENYDGAIMVFGHFKHKFQLMVLDKIMNSIKFNGVFMFEVYEYAQLLYNTGGPNDMAYLYNAEDILRWARRYKLKHYFTGEVAQHEASLQKNTRRVIQVIVEK
- a CDS encoding c-type cytochrome; translated protein: MNFPSVDYTWFGNGTVIALIAIIHVIISHGVAIGTSVLVVSTEYRAMKKKNDKLDQVAKTMLKWVLIITTTIGAMTGVGIWFSTTVIQPDSISSLLRIFFWAWVVEWGAFISEVIILIFYYYTWDKWKEGERKRKHIMLGVALSVASWVTMVIITGVLAAKLTPGRWIETFSFWNAFLNPTYFPSLGFRMFLAIMLAISLVSFFIRWRIKDKALRTEVFRVFAFWGAISLPMTFITGLWYLWAIPNEAYNMIVWSTGMSEVIFKSLNILGFSILIIFLVWLVKSPKTVPWILSIAVMFSSIGFIGEFEVVRETVRKPYIIYNYMYANGMLAKNEEKLQKEGYLANATWAKEKVVNENNMVEAGRDVFVGQCITCHTIDGWRDTRALSSRMEGWDKEAIMSFVPNMHFAQVAMPPFMGTEKEIEALATYILTVLEEEEEVSIK